Proteins from one Ipomoea triloba cultivar NCNSP0323 chromosome 1, ASM357664v1 genomic window:
- the LOC116012055 gene encoding 60S ribosomal protein L10a-like, whose amino-acid sequence MSKLQSDAVREAISQLMGDSKEKNRKFTETIELQIGLKNYDPQKDKRFSGSVKLPHIPRPKMKVCMLGDAQHVEEAEKFGMEYMDVEGLKKLNKNKKLVKKLAKKYHAFLASEAVIKQIPRLLGPGLNKAGKFPTLVTHQESLETKVNETKATVKFQLKKVLCMGVAVGNVAMEEKQIFQNVQMSVNFLVSLLKKNWQNVRCLYLKTTMGRPIRIF is encoded by the exons ATGAG CAAGTTGCAAAGTGATGCTGTGAGGGAAGCAATCTCCCAATTGATGGGGGATTCCAAGGAGAAGAACCGCAAGTTCACTGAGACCATTGAGCTTCAAATTGGGCTGAAGAACTATGATCCCCAGAAGGACAAGCGTTTCAGTGGTTCTGTCAAATTGCCTCACATTCCACGCCCTAAGATGAAAGTATGCATGCTTGGTGATGCTCAGCACGTGGAGGAG GCTGAGAAATTTGGCATGGAGTATATGGATGTGGAGGGGTTAAAGAAGCTCAACAAAAACAAGAAGCTTGTGAAGAAGCTTGCAAAGAAGTACCATGCTTTCTTGGCATCTGAAGCTGTAATTAAACAGATCCCTCGACTCTTGGGCCCTGGTCTTAACAAGGCAG GCAAGTTCCCAACCTTGGTGACACATCAGGAGTCCTTGGAGACAAAGGTTAATGAAACAAAGGCTACTGTAAAATTTCAGCTTAAGAAGGTCCTCTGTATGGGTGTTGCTGTTGGTAATGTTGCCATGGAGGAGAAGCAGATCTTCCAGAATGTTCAAATGAGCGTGAACTTTCTGGTATCATTGCTGAAAAAGAACTGGCAGAAT GTGAGGTGCCTATATCTCAagacaacaatgggaaggcctATTCGGATCTTTTAA
- the LOC116033225 gene encoding glucosamine 6-phosphate N-acetyltransferase-like, whose product MQNPSRGDGENFRIRRLEIADKSKGFLQLLSQLTVCGAVSDEEFKERFEEVAKYGDDHVICVIEDVRLGKIVATGSVFVERKFIRSCGKAGHIEDVVVDSSVRGLQLGKRVVEYLVNHACSVGCYKVILDCTEDNKPFYEKCGFMKKAVQMVKYFV is encoded by the coding sequence ATGCAAAACCCTAGTCGCGGAGATGGGGAAAATTTTCGCATTCGAAGACTGGAGATTGCAGACAAAAGCAAGGGCTTTCTCCAACTGTTAAGTCAATTGACTGTGTGTGGTGCCGTGTCGGACGAAGAATTCAAGGAGAGGTTTGAAGAAGTGGCCAAATACGGGGATGACCATGTGATATGCGTGATCGAAGATGTCCGATTGGGGAAAATTGTTGCGACTGGGAGTGTTTTTGTGGAGAGGAAGTTCATCAGGAGCTGTGGGAAAGCTGGTCACATTGAGGATGTGGTTGTTGATTCCAGCGTCCGTGGATTGCAATTGGGGAAGAGGGTTGTTGAGTACCTGGTGAATCATGCCTGTTCagtggggtgttacaaggtCATTCTTGACTGCACTGAGGACAACAAGCCATTCTATGAGAAATGTGGGTTCATGAAAAAGGCGGTTCAGATGGTGAAGTACTTcgtttga